In one Nicotiana sylvestris chromosome 8, ASM39365v2, whole genome shotgun sequence genomic region, the following are encoded:
- the LOC104230774 gene encoding small ribosomal subunit protein uS15, with translation MGRMHSRGKGISASALPYKRTPPSWLKISAPDVEDNICKFAKKGLTPSQIGVILRDSHGIAQVKSVTGSKILRILKAHGLAPEIPEDLYHLIKKAVAIRKHLERNRKDKDSKFRLILVESRIHRLARYYKKTKKLPPVWKYESTTASTLVA, from the exons ATGGGTCGTATGCACAGTCGGGG TAAGGGTATTTCGGCTTCAGCACTTCCGTACAAGAGGACTCCACCAAGTTGGTTGAAAATCTCTGCACCTGAT GTTGAAGATAACATCTGCAAGTTTGCAAAAAAAGGCTTAACACCTTCTCAAATTGGTGTTATTCTTCGTGATTCCCATGGCATTGCTCAGGTGAAGAGTGTAACTGGTAGCAAGATTCTCAGAATTTTGAAGGCTCATG GACTTGCTCCTGAGATTCCCGAGGATCTGTACCACCTTATCAAGAAAGCAGTTGCAATCAGGAAGCATCTTGAAAGAAACAGGAAAGACAAAGATTCCAAGTTTAGATTGATTCTTGTGGAGAGCAGGATTCACCGACTTGCTCGCTACTACAAGAAAACAAAGAAGCTTCCACCAGTCTGGAAGTA TGAATCAACCACTGCCAGTACTCTCGTGGCATAG